In one Butyrivibrio proteoclasticus B316 genomic region, the following are encoded:
- a CDS encoding aconitase X swivel domain-containing protein, producing the protein MKEFKGRVVIPGQCSAKALVSHVGFNTLASYQTSFLTGDKKATCSDQNNPDIYKKPMAGVALCLPQTIGSTTGGMILYTAADYGRQPACMLFSGPIDSIGAAGVLLADIWTDAKMPTIDSLGEEFLSYVQTGMQITVRDGGVVEVSE; encoded by the coding sequence ATGAAAGAGTTTAAGGGCAGAGTTGTAATTCCGGGACAGTGCAGTGCAAAGGCACTGGTTTCTCACGTCGGATTTAATACACTGGCAAGCTATCAGACAAGTTTTTTGACAGGCGATAAAAAAGCGACCTGTTCAGACCAGAATAATCCGGATATTTATAAAAAGCCTATGGCAGGAGTTGCTTTGTGTCTTCCACAGACAATAGGCTCTACTACCGGCGGAATGATATTATATACTGCAGCTGACTATGGAAGACAGCCGGCTTGTATGCTGTTCTCCGGACCAATAGATTCTATTGGCGCTGCGGGAGTTCTTTTGGCGGATATTTGGACTGATGCTAAAATGCCTACCATAGACAGTCTCGGAGAAGAATTCCTGTCATATGTTCAGACCGGAATGCAGATAACTGTCAGGGATGGAGGCGTTGTTGAAGTCTCTGAGTAA
- a CDS encoding aconitase X yields MKLTKEQQEIYDGKKGETYAKIMETLVRYGELFGAEEMAEVTGKYGHLVTSFGLKVIDPVYKLMDELISAGVVSKQKFTMDPRPLDKNVPSGLVQDIVFYKFMYSEQKRYEKQLDKLGLMSKDGFSCACYFDEQGNKPGKGDILSWAESSAVVYANSVLGARCNRNSGIIELFGSILGCVPKFGLLTDEGRKATWKVEVKTKKLPPAQVLGSAIGMKVMEDVPYVYGLSEFLGTELTPDVCDYLKNFGAATASNGAVGLYHIDKLTPEAKELGESIIADDAKTYVIDDAEIQRVIDSYPVIWKNVDAKPKMCFIGCPHLSKNELIGWIHDIYEEVKKNGRRTTVIPTVLTAAPGVLKEIKGTKEESMAEEIKLTLSYICPLMYCDNPLVHSVPIITNSNKLRTYTSCRFYEDDKILEMITGKGRKKS; encoded by the coding sequence ATGAAACTAACAAAAGAACAGCAGGAAATTTATGATGGAAAAAAGGGGGAAACCTACGCCAAGATCATGGAGACACTAGTCCGCTATGGAGAACTCTTCGGAGCGGAAGAAATGGCTGAAGTTACGGGTAAATATGGCCATCTTGTTACAAGCTTTGGACTAAAGGTAATTGATCCGGTTTACAAGCTTATGGACGAGCTTATCAGTGCAGGTGTCGTTTCCAAACAGAAATTCACTATGGATCCAAGACCTCTTGATAAGAATGTTCCGTCCGGACTTGTACAGGATATTGTATTTTACAAGTTTATGTATTCAGAGCAAAAGAGATATGAGAAGCAGCTTGATAAGCTGGGACTTATGAGTAAAGATGGCTTTTCCTGCGCTTGTTATTTTGATGAGCAGGGAAATAAGCCGGGGAAAGGTGACATACTTAGCTGGGCTGAGTCATCTGCAGTTGTTTATGCCAATTCAGTTTTGGGCGCAAGGTGCAACAGAAATTCAGGTATTATAGAACTCTTTGGTTCTATTTTGGGCTGCGTTCCTAAATTTGGACTTCTAACTGACGAGGGAAGAAAAGCTACCTGGAAAGTGGAAGTTAAGACCAAAAAGCTTCCGCCTGCGCAGGTCCTTGGCTCAGCTATCGGAATGAAGGTTATGGAGGATGTTCCATATGTATATGGCCTTTCTGAATTTCTTGGGACAGAGCTGACACCGGATGTTTGTGACTATCTCAAGAACTTCGGCGCAGCTACAGCTTCAAATGGTGCAGTAGGACTATATCATATAGATAAGCTTACTCCTGAGGCCAAAGAGCTTGGAGAGAGCATTATAGCTGATGATGCCAAAACATATGTAATAGATGATGCCGAGATTCAAAGAGTCATTGACAGCTATCCTGTTATTTGGAAAAATGTGGATGCCAAGCCTAAGATGTGCTTTATTGGATGTCCGCATCTGTCAAAAAATGAGCTTATAGGCTGGATACATGATATTTATGAAGAAGTTAAGAAAAATGGCAGAAGGACTACTGTCATTCCAACAGTACTCACAGCGGCTCCCGGCGTCTTAAAAGAGATCAAGGGGACTAAAGAAGAAAGCATGGCAGAAGAGATAAAGCTCACTCTTAGTTATATCTGCCCACTTATGTACTGCGATAATCCGCTTGTACATTCTGTTCCAATAATTACAAACTCCAATAAGCTAAGGACATATACATCCTGTAGGTTTTATGAGGACGATAAGATACTTGAAATGATTACAGGCAAGGGGAGGAAAAAATCATGA
- a CDS encoding DUF4097 family beta strand repeat-containing protein has protein sequence MKNLLSFVLVIVTIAAVCYGVYKYLLPQDNKTEYQQDFGTSAENITISASLLNLEVKEGDSFAVEYEGSEKLCPECTYDENSKTFSIIQPEYKPKKRQISDENELTVYIPRNAEINVFKLVNAIGDTDLGHLKAKEVKLVIDLGSVKSEKIETGKLRVEANLGDVKIDECSCKDIDIVANLGNVEIGVDGDIKNYSIGASASLGDIEIGSDKYSNNYVQTGSEGSIKIKCSLGNVKIK, from the coding sequence ATGAAAAATTTGCTTTCGTTTGTTTTGGTCATAGTAACTATAGCTGCTGTTTGCTACGGAGTTTATAAATACTTACTTCCACAGGACAATAAAACTGAATATCAGCAAGATTTTGGAACTTCGGCTGAGAACATTACAATTTCTGCATCATTATTGAATCTTGAGGTAAAAGAGGGAGATTCTTTTGCGGTAGAATATGAGGGCTCTGAAAAACTTTGCCCTGAATGTACTTATGATGAGAACAGCAAAACTTTTTCAATAATCCAGCCGGAGTATAAGCCAAAGAAAAGGCAGATTTCAGATGAAAATGAACTGACTGTATATATTCCCAGGAATGCTGAAATTAACGTTTTTAAACTTGTTAATGCTATTGGAGATACTGACCTTGGTCATCTCAAGGCTAAAGAGGTAAAACTCGTTATTGATCTTGGAAGTGTTAAGTCAGAGAAGATTGAAACCGGAAAATTGCGAGTAGAAGCAAATCTTGGTGATGTTAAGATTGATGAATGTAGCTGCAAAGATATTGATATTGTTGCTAATCTTGGCAATGTTGAGATTGGGGTTGACGGTGATATCAAGAACTATTCTATTGGAGCAAGCGCCTCTTTGGGTGATATAGAGATAGGTTCTGATAAGTATAGTAACAATTATGTGCAGACAGGAAGCGAAGGATCAATTAAGATAAAATGTTCACTCGGCAATGTGAAAATTAAATAA
- a CDS encoding permease prefix domain 1-containing protein — protein METIKNYLETMFANLPNTVEVKNAKDELFSMMEDKYSELIAEGKPENEAVGIVISEFGNFDELAESLGIDQVINQESASVDRRILTTSEVINYVADCTRRRFILAFGTMMCILAPVGPIIFSAMGDAIGVGNLVMIGVLLLFICVAIGVGAIIFSAFINNEWKFLDKELCSIDYATAEAVARSKDENQMTRGLFLTIGIMLCIISFIPVIVFETIFQSPINILSDGLGPAFIFVGVGIGVMFILMSSAKDAAYSKILSLNDVDTIAGNYEPVVKERKNYVNNFAKDFMSMYWKIVLCIYLIVSFSSFNWGSTWIIWIIAGIIRKPLERILLSERR, from the coding sequence ATGGAAACAATTAAGAATTATTTGGAAACAATGTTTGCTAATTTACCAAATACAGTTGAGGTTAAGAATGCCAAGGATGAGCTCTTTTCCATGATGGAAGATAAGTATAGCGAACTCATCGCAGAGGGTAAGCCTGAGAACGAGGCAGTTGGAATTGTTATATCAGAATTTGGCAATTTTGATGAGCTTGCTGAGAGCCTTGGTATTGATCAGGTGATCAATCAGGAGAGTGCTTCTGTAGACAGGAGAATTCTTACTACATCTGAAGTTATAAATTATGTTGCTGATTGTACAAGACGCAGATTTATCCTGGCATTTGGTACTATGATGTGCATTCTTGCTCCTGTTGGACCGATTATCTTTAGTGCTATGGGTGATGCAATTGGCGTAGGCAATCTTGTAATGATCGGGGTTTTACTTTTGTTTATATGCGTTGCTATTGGTGTTGGAGCAATTATTTTCTCGGCGTTTATCAATAATGAATGGAAATTCCTTGATAAAGAGCTCTGCAGTATTGATTACGCTACGGCTGAAGCTGTTGCAAGGTCCAAGGATGAGAATCAGATGACCAGAGGATTGTTTCTTACAATTGGTATTATGCTGTGTATCATCAGTTTCATTCCGGTAATCGTATTTGAGACTATTTTCCAGTCACCAATCAATATACTTTCAGATGGACTTGGCCCTGCATTTATATTTGTAGGTGTTGGAATAGGAGTTATGTTTATTCTTATGTCATCAGCCAAGGATGCAGCATATTCCAAGATCCTTTCTCTTAATGATGTGGACACTATAGCAGGAAATTATGAGCCTGTAGTAAAAGAGAGAAAGAATTACGTTAATAATTTTGCTAAAGATTTCATGTCAATGTATTGGAAAATAGTGCTTTGCATATACCTTATAGTCAGCTTTTCATCTTTTAACTGGGGATCAACATGGATTATCTGGATTATAGCCGGAATTATCAGAAAGCCACTTGAGAGGATTCTGCTTTCAGAGAGGAGATAA
- a CDS encoding PadR family transcriptional regulator: MIEISSDVIRGYNDTIILFILLEEPSYGYEISKKIRSLSEEKYIIKETTLYSAFTRMEKNGYIESYSQNAENGKKRTYYRITQLGRDYYAEKCAEWNLTKEVIEKFIRGDK; encoded by the coding sequence ATGATAGAGATCAGCAGTGATGTCATTAGAGGGTATAATGACACGATCATTCTCTTCATCCTGCTGGAAGAACCTTCCTATGGCTATGAGATTTCCAAGAAGATAAGATCATTATCTGAAGAGAAATACATAATTAAAGAGACAACCTTATATTCAGCGTTCACCAGAATGGAGAAGAACGGATATATCGAGTCCTATAGCCAGAATGCAGAGAATGGCAAGAAGAGAACCTATTACCGAATTACGCAGTTGGGGAGAGACTACTACGCTGAGAAATGCGCAGAGTGGAATTTGACTAAAGAGGTTATTGAGAAGTTTATCAGAGGAGATAAGTGA
- a CDS encoding folate family ECF transporter S component, with protein MSQKSIATHTNTFASISRLKETKVLTFCGMMGALAIVLGYVATIKFGPYIRIGFSGLPNQVVDYLFGPWIGAIFGGTMDVVKWFLSGDGDFFPGFTITAMVGAIIYGLFTYNKPVKLWRVIAAQLTVKIVCNLVLNTLWLNLLYGQAIAAILPGRIVSNAVMLPVDTAIMFIMLTAVRTTIKPFFDK; from the coding sequence ATGTCACAAAAATCTATCGCAACTCACACAAACACATTCGCATCGATCAGCAGACTCAAAGAGACTAAAGTCCTTACGTTTTGCGGAATGATGGGAGCACTCGCAATTGTTCTCGGCTACGTTGCTACTATCAAATTTGGACCGTATATCAGGATTGGCTTTTCCGGACTTCCTAATCAGGTTGTTGATTATCTTTTTGGACCATGGATCGGAGCTATATTTGGCGGAACAATGGATGTTGTTAAGTGGTTTTTATCCGGTGATGGGGATTTCTTCCCTGGCTTTACTATTACAGCTATGGTTGGCGCAATTATTTATGGGTTATTTACTTATAATAAGCCTGTTAAGCTGTGGAGAGTAATTGCTGCTCAGCTTACGGTCAAGATTGTATGTAACCTTGTGCTTAACACATTGTGGCTGAATCTCTTATATGGACAGGCTATAGCAGCTATTCTTCCTGGCAGGATCGTTTCCAATGCTGTAATGCTTCCTGTTGATACAGCCATTATGTTCATAATGCTTACAGCGGTCAGGACAACGATCAAGCCGTTTTTTGACAAATAA
- a CDS encoding NAD(P)H-dependent glycerol-3-phosphate dehydrogenase has translation MEKEIGIVGAGSWGIALAYLLRNNGHKVTVWSRRQETVDKLKAYHGNEDKLPGVILDDSVVFTCNMEEAVRNKDLIVLVVPSAHMRETVKLMAPFVDGNDEHQQIIVNCSKGIEEQSLMVMSDVILDEIPGCQVCVMSGPSHAEEVGKGMPTSIVVGAFDKETARLVQNVFMSNVFRVYISPDMLGIEIGAALKNVIALAAGIADGYGLGDNAKAALITRGIAEIGRLGMAMGGKFETFSGLSGIGDLIVTCASMHSRNRRAGILIGQGKSMQEAMDEVKMVVEGVYSAKAARLLAEKYEVEMPIVTAVNQVLFEGKSPAEALNDLMIRDKKIESSNLDW, from the coding sequence TTGGAAAAAGAGATAGGCATAGTAGGTGCGGGCAGTTGGGGCATTGCACTTGCATATTTGCTTAGAAATAACGGACATAAGGTTACTGTATGGTCCAGAAGGCAGGAGACTGTAGATAAATTAAAGGCATATCACGGCAACGAAGATAAGCTTCCTGGAGTGATTCTTGATGATTCTGTTGTGTTTACTTGCAACATGGAGGAAGCTGTCAGAAATAAGGACCTTATTGTGCTTGTTGTTCCCTCTGCTCATATGAGAGAGACTGTTAAGCTTATGGCACCATTTGTTGATGGCAATGATGAGCATCAGCAGATCATTGTAAACTGCTCTAAGGGAATTGAGGAACAGAGCCTTATGGTTATGTCTGATGTAATTCTTGATGAAATCCCGGGATGTCAGGTTTGTGTAATGTCAGGTCCTTCTCATGCTGAGGAGGTTGGAAAGGGAATGCCGACTTCAATTGTAGTGGGAGCATTTGACAAGGAAACAGCAAGGCTTGTTCAGAATGTCTTTATGAGTAATGTTTTCAGGGTATATATCAGCCCGGATATGCTTGGCATAGAAATAGGTGCTGCTCTTAAGAATGTCATTGCTCTTGCAGCAGGTATTGCTGATGGATACGGACTTGGAGATAATGCCAAGGCGGCTCTGATTACCAGAGGTATTGCAGAGATCGGAAGACTTGGAATGGCTATGGGAGGTAAATTTGAAACTTTCAGCGGCCTTTCAGGAATCGGAGATCTTATAGTAACCTGTGCTTCTATGCATTCCAGAAACAGAAGAGCAGGAATTCTTATTGGACAGGGTAAATCCATGCAGGAAGCTATGGATGAGGTTAAGATGGTAGTAGAAGGCGTATACAGTGCTAAGGCTGCCAGACTTCTTGCAGAAAAATATGAAGTTGAGATGCCAATCGTCACAGCAGTTAATCAGGTCCTTTTTGAGGGCAAGTCACCAGCTGAAGCACTTAATGATCTGATGATCAGAGATAAAAAGATCGAGAGCAGCAACCTCGATTGGTAA
- a CDS encoding glycerol-3-phosphate acyltransferase, which translates to MELGLLVERLICITIGYIFGMIQTAVFYGRLKGVDIRKVGSGNAGTTNTLRVLGPKAGGIVLLGDMLKCMIAIFITYLLFGRSNPDYIILFMTYTAAGAVLGHDFPVTLRFKGGKGIACTAGYTIYLGIQFTWLFILMGVVSFFLPFNLFHIVSVCSLFYYTALLIMTVIYGQMGLFGALPQGALIEVYIIVALLTILAFYQHRGNIKKLFAGQERKTYVFKKNKID; encoded by the coding sequence ATGGAACTTGGTTTGTTGGTGGAGAGGTTAATTTGCATTACCATTGGATACATTTTTGGAATGATCCAGACAGCTGTTTTTTATGGCAGATTAAAAGGGGTAGACATCAGAAAAGTTGGAAGTGGCAACGCCGGAACAACTAATACACTCAGAGTTTTAGGCCCCAAGGCAGGAGGCATAGTTCTTCTTGGAGATATGCTCAAGTGTATGATAGCTATTTTCATCACATACCTTCTTTTTGGCAGAAGCAATCCTGATTATATTATTCTGTTCATGACATATACTGCAGCAGGAGCTGTTCTTGGTCATGACTTTCCTGTAACACTTCGTTTCAAGGGCGGTAAGGGGATTGCATGCACAGCCGGTTACACAATTTATCTTGGAATTCAGTTTACATGGCTGTTTATTCTTATGGGAGTAGTATCTTTTTTCCTTCCGTTTAATCTTTTTCATATAGTATCAGTGTGCAGCCTTTTCTATTACACTGCGCTTCTTATCATGACAGTTATTTATGGTCAGATGGGACTATTTGGAGCACTTCCTCAGGGAGCTCTTATAGAAGTTTATATTATTGTTGCACTACTTACGATCCTTGCTTTTTATCAGCACAGAGGCAATATCAAGAAGCTTTTTGCAGGCCAGGAGAGAAAGACTTACGTTTTCAAGAAAAATAAGATTGACTGA
- the der gene encoding ribosome biogenesis GTPase Der produces MSKRNIVAVVGRPNVGKSTLFNALAGSRIAIVQDTPGVTRDRIYQDVEWLNHSFTLIDTGGIEPDSKDIILAQMRDQAQIAIDTADVIIFMVDVKQGLTDSDSKVADMLRKSGKPIVLCVNKVDNYNRDSMDVYEFYNLGIGEPFPISAVNKQGIGDLLEEVVSHFSKSSTDEEEDDSVKIAIIGKPNVGKSSIINKLIGENRLIVSDIAGTTRDAIDTPVKYNGKKYTFIDTAGLRRKNKIKDELEHYMIVRTVGAVERADVAILVINAEDGVTEQDAKIAGIAHESGKAVIIAVNKWDLIEKDNHSVKEFTKDIRNTLAFMNYAEIIFISAETGQRLVKLYDMIDMVSENHALRVSTGVLNEIMTQAVVMQQPPSDKGKILKLYYITQASVKPPTFVIFVNDKKLMHFSYTRYIENQIREAFGFKGTPLRFIIRERKEDK; encoded by the coding sequence ATGAGTAAAAGAAATATTGTAGCAGTGGTCGGAAGACCTAATGTAGGTAAATCTACACTTTTTAATGCTCTTGCCGGTAGCAGGATTGCTATTGTGCAGGATACTCCAGGTGTAACGAGAGACAGAATATATCAGGATGTAGAATGGCTCAATCACAGCTTTACCCTGATCGATACAGGTGGTATTGAACCTGATTCCAAGGATATTATCCTTGCCCAGATGAGAGACCAGGCGCAGATTGCCATTGATACCGCAGATGTAATTATTTTCATGGTTGATGTCAAGCAGGGACTTACCGATTCTGATTCCAAGGTTGCAGATATGCTGAGAAAATCAGGTAAGCCAATAGTTCTCTGTGTCAACAAGGTTGATAATTATAACAGAGATTCTATGGATGTTTATGAGTTCTATAATCTTGGAATCGGCGAGCCTTTCCCTATTTCTGCGGTTAACAAGCAGGGTATTGGTGACCTCCTTGAGGAAGTTGTCAGTCACTTCAGCAAGAGCTCAACTGATGAGGAGGAAGATGATAGCGTCAAGATTGCAATCATTGGTAAACCTAATGTTGGTAAATCATCAATTATCAATAAGCTTATCGGTGAGAACAGACTTATCGTATCTGATATAGCTGGAACAACACGAGATGCTATTGATACTCCGGTTAAGTACAATGGCAAAAAATATACATTTATTGATACAGCCGGACTTCGCAGGAAGAACAAGATCAAGGATGAGCTTGAACACTATATGATCGTCAGGACAGTTGGTGCAGTAGAGAGAGCTGATGTGGCAATTCTTGTTATTAACGCTGAGGATGGCGTAACTGAGCAGGATGCCAAGATTGCCGGAATTGCTCATGAGAGCGGCAAGGCGGTTATCATAGCTGTCAACAAGTGGGATCTTATTGAGAAGGATAATCATTCTGTCAAAGAGTTTACCAAGGACATCAGAAACACTCTTGCCTTTATGAACTATGCGGAGATTATATTTATTTCTGCTGAGACAGGACAGAGACTGGTTAAACTCTATGACATGATCGATATGGTTTCGGAGAACCATGCCCTTAGAGTATCCACAGGTGTTCTTAACGAGATCATGACACAGGCAGTTGTAATGCAGCAGCCACCGAGTGATAAGGGTAAGATTCTCAAGCTTTATTACATTACTCAGGCTTCTGTTAAGCCGCCGACATTTGTTATTTTTGTAAATGACAAGAAACTGATGCACTTTAGTTATACCAGATATATAGAGAATCAGATAAGAGAGGCCTTCGGATTTAAGGGCACTCCACTCAGATTTATCATAAGGGAGAGGAAAGAGGATAAGTAA
- a CDS encoding radical SAM protein yields MNKYNGHLIGNVEPGSIAEELNIEKGDILLKINDQELEDVFDFQYLVQDEHLDVLIRKADGEEWLLDIDKDYDEDLGIEFENGLMDDYRSCSNKCIFCFIDQMPKGMRKTLYFKDDDSRLSFLQGNYVTLTNMSDKDIDRILKYHLSPINISFQTTNPELRCKMLGNRFAGEALKKVDRLCAPGTGIEINGQIVLCKGVNDGDELTRSISDLTKYIPNLQSVSVVPVGLSKFRDGLYPLEPFNSEDAAKVIDEIESWQRKVYDEHGIHFIHASDEWYFLAGRDFPEEERYDGYIQLENGVGMMRLLINEYNEALEAVLSDHKDHVDSLNRHISIATGKLVYPSIKELADRAMEVCPGLKVTVYEIINEFFGERITVSGLLTGQDIIKQLRDQDLGEELFLPENLLRSGEDYLLDDVRIGDIERELGVKVGISKCDGHDLVSVLLDIPVDEIF; encoded by the coding sequence ATGAATAAATATAATGGACATTTAATAGGCAATGTTGAACCTGGAAGCATTGCAGAAGAACTTAATATAGAAAAAGGAGACATCCTCCTTAAAATAAATGATCAGGAACTTGAAGATGTTTTTGATTTTCAGTACCTTGTTCAGGATGAACATTTAGATGTTCTGATCAGGAAGGCTGACGGTGAAGAGTGGCTTCTTGATATTGACAAAGATTATGATGAGGATCTTGGAATCGAGTTTGAAAACGGACTTATGGATGATTACAGATCCTGTAGCAATAAATGCATCTTTTGTTTTATTGATCAGATGCCTAAGGGCATGAGAAAGACTCTTTATTTTAAGGATGACGATTCCAGACTTTCTTTCCTGCAGGGTAACTATGTTACACTTACGAATATGTCTGACAAGGATATAGACAGGATTCTTAAATATCATTTGTCGCCAATTAATATTTCTTTTCAGACTACCAATCCTGAGCTTAGATGCAAAATGCTTGGAAACAGATTTGCAGGTGAAGCACTAAAAAAAGTTGACAGGCTCTGTGCTCCGGGAACTGGAATTGAGATAAACGGACAGATTGTTTTGTGTAAGGGTGTTAACGACGGAGATGAACTGACAAGATCAATTTCAGATCTGACCAAGTATATACCTAATCTACAGAGCGTATCAGTTGTACCTGTCGGCCTTTCCAAGTTCAGAGATGGACTTTATCCGCTAGAGCCCTTTAACAGCGAGGATGCTGCCAAGGTCATCGATGAAATAGAGAGCTGGCAGCGCAAGGTTTATGATGAACATGGCATTCATTTCATTCACGCAAGTGATGAGTGGTATTTCCTTGCTGGAAGAGATTTTCCTGAGGAAGAGAGATACGACGGCTATATTCAGCTTGAAAACGGCGTCGGCATGATGAGACTTCTTATAAATGAATATAATGAAGCTCTTGAAGCGGTTCTTTCTGATCACAAGGATCATGTAGATTCTCTTAACAGACATATTTCTATTGCAACAGGTAAACTTGTATATCCCAGCATCAAGGAGCTTGCTGATAGGGCGATGGAAGTTTGTCCTGGACTTAAAGTGACTGTTTATGAGATAATCAATGAGTTTTTTGGCGAGAGAATAACTGTATCAGGACTTTTGACAGGACAGGACATTATCAAACAGCTAAGAGATCAGGATTTGGGAGAAGAGCTGTTTCTTCCCGAGAATCTTCTAAGGAGCGGAGAAGATTACCTTCTTGACGATGTCAGAATTGGTGATATAGAAAGAGAACTGGGAGTCAAGGTTGGTATATCCAAGTGCGATGGACATGATCTTGTGTCAGTTCTACTTGATATTCCTGTTGATGAAATCTTTTAA
- a CDS encoding ribose-phosphate pyrophosphokinase, with the protein MPDFHKLEGTIPVAPLNLIVMESAKELGDSVDKYIAQFRHELYKMPENDPAFHGYVKDSYQIKFNLNRFASGEAKATISESVRGNDVYILTDVCNYSITYKMYNYLNHKSPDDHYQDLKRVIGAITGKAKRINVIMPFLYEGRQHKRNGMESLDAAQMFKELHDMGISNFITFDAHDPRISNAKPLGGFDNFLASYQFMKALLSHIDDLVVDKDHLTVISPDEGALDRAVYFANVIGADTGMFYKRRDYAHVVNGTNPIVAHEFLGSDIQGRDVIIIDDMISSGSSMIDTAKQLKNMGAKRVFICTTFGLFTDGMSKFDEGYKNGYFDAVITTNLTYMNEDVTSREYIFIADMGKFLATIIDFLNHDASMSTVNMPTDKIHEIVGKYNSGCKTPTELFD; encoded by the coding sequence ATGCCAGATTTTCACAAGCTTGAAGGTACTATTCCTGTAGCTCCACTTAATCTAATCGTTATGGAATCTGCTAAGGAACTTGGAGATAGTGTCGACAAATACATCGCACAGTTCAGACATGAACTCTACAAGATGCCGGAAAATGATCCTGCATTCCACGGATACGTCAAGGATAGCTATCAGATTAAGTTTAATCTCAACAGATTTGCCAGCGGAGAAGCCAAAGCTACTATTTCCGAAAGCGTTAGAGGCAATGACGTATACATCCTTACTGATGTATGTAATTACAGCATCACTTACAAGATGTACAATTACCTCAATCATAAATCTCCTGATGACCACTATCAGGACCTCAAGAGAGTTATCGGTGCAATTACTGGTAAAGCAAAGAGAATAAATGTCATCATGCCATTCCTGTATGAAGGAAGGCAGCATAAGCGCAATGGCATGGAATCTCTCGATGCAGCTCAGATGTTTAAGGAATTGCACGATATGGGCATTTCAAACTTCATAACTTTTGATGCACATGACCCTAGAATTTCAAATGCCAAGCCACTTGGCGGTTTTGATAACTTCCTTGCATCTTACCAGTTTATGAAGGCTCTTCTTTCTCATATTGACGATCTTGTAGTTGACAAGGATCATCTCACAGTTATATCACCGGACGAAGGCGCTCTGGACAGAGCAGTTTATTTTGCTAACGTTATCGGTGCTGACACAGGTATGTTCTATAAGAGACGTGACTATGCTCATGTAGTAAACGGAACAAACCCTATTGTTGCTCACGAATTCCTTGGTTCCGACATTCAGGGACGTGACGTTATCATTATTGACGACATGATTTCTTCCGGATCCAGCATGATTGATACAGCCAAGCAGCTCAAGAACATGGGTGCCAAGAGAGTATTTATCTGTACAACCTTTGGTCTTTTCACAGATGGAATGAGCAAGTTTGATGAAGGATACAAAAACGGTTATTTCGATGCTGTTATTACTACAAATCTCACATACATGAATGAGGATGTAACATCCAGAGAATATATATTTATAGCTGACATGGGTAAATTCCTGGCTACTATCATTGACTTCCTCAATCATGATGCATCAATGTCAACTGTTAATATGCCAACAGATAAGATTCACGAGATTGTAGGCAAATACAATTCCGGATGCAAGACTCCTACCGAGTTATTTGATTAA